The following proteins are encoded in a genomic region of Micropterus dolomieu isolate WLL.071019.BEF.003 ecotype Adirondacks linkage group LG04, ASM2129224v1, whole genome shotgun sequence:
- the LOC123970266 gene encoding monocyte to macrophage differentiation factor 2-like: protein MNLVRFMNNRVPSNKRYQPTEYEHAANCATHALWIIPSLLGSSVLHFQSEDQWERLSAWVYGAGLSSLFIISTLFHTVAWKKSHLRSVEHCFHMCDRMVIYFFIAASYAPWLNLRELGPWASHMRWLVWVMASFGTTYVFFFHERYKIMELICYTVMGVFPALVILSMPEQSGLCELLLGGACYCLGMVFFKSDGIVPFAHAIWHLFVAMGAAIHYYAIWKYLYALPPSQVQTSR from the exons ATGAATCTTGTAAG GTTTATGAACAACCGCGTTCCTTCCAACAAGAGATACCAGCCCACAGAATATGAGCATGCTGCCAACTGTGCCACACATGCG TTATGGATAATTCCCAGCCTGCTTGGCAGCTCGGTGTTGCATTTCCAGTCGGAGGACCAATGGGAGCGACTGTCGGCCTGGGTGTACGGGGCAGGGCTCAGCTCGCTCTTCATCATCTCCACCCTGTTCCATACTGTGGCCTGGAAGAAGAGCCACctaag GTCTGTGGAGCACTGTTTCCACATGTGTGACAGGATGGTGATCTATTTCTTCATTGCTGCCTCCTACGCCCCGTG GCTGAACCTGCGGGAGCTGGGTCCCTGGGCGAGTCACATGCGCTGGCTAGTGTGGGTCATGGCCTCTTTTGGAACCACCTACGTCTTCTTCTTCCATGAGAG GTATAAGATCATGGAGTTGATCTGCTATACGGTGATGGGAGTTTTTCCTGCCTTGGTCATACTCTCAATG CCGGAGCAGTCGGGGTTGTGTGAGCTGCTGCTGGGCGGTGCCTGCTACTGTCTGGGAATGGTCTTTTTCAAAAGTGACGGCATTGTACCATTCGCTCATGCCATTTGGCACCTGTTTGTAGCTATGGGAGCAGCCATACACTACTACGCCATCTGGAAGTACCTTTATGCCCTGCCACCTAGTCAGGTCCAGACCTCCAGATGA